The following proteins are encoded in a genomic region of Paenibacillus sp. FSL H3-0469:
- a CDS encoding LytTR family DNA-binding domain-containing protein: protein MIHIAVCDDEPRAAGEAERLILETGEHLNEPIEISIYYSGESFARALRDGSPFDIILMDIELGGLGGIAAGQLLREDDGNDPVQLIYISSHEEYHMQLFDLRPSGFMKKPVTPEIFKQKLVRAIHKTLRLRQQGRTNFLAVQLKNQELRIPHKYIHYLESSIRRIILVTHDRTLQYYGKLIEEEQKLASSHFVRIHQSYIVNFYSIQAISAKKIMLTTGCELPVSSKYSPAVRRAYLNFRGELV from the coding sequence ATGATTCATATTGCTGTGTGTGACGATGAGCCCCGCGCAGCCGGAGAGGCCGAGCGCCTGATTCTGGAAACCGGGGAACACTTGAACGAGCCTATTGAAATTTCCATATATTATTCAGGAGAAAGCTTTGCCCGGGCCCTCCGGGATGGCAGCCCTTTCGATATTATCTTGATGGACATTGAGCTGGGCGGTCTGGGCGGCATTGCGGCGGGACAACTGCTGAGGGAAGATGACGGCAATGATCCGGTGCAGCTTATCTATATTTCCAGCCATGAGGAATACCATATGCAGCTGTTTGACTTGCGTCCGTCGGGGTTCATGAAAAAGCCGGTAACGCCGGAGATCTTCAAGCAGAAGCTGGTCCGGGCCATACATAAGACCCTCCGTCTCCGGCAGCAGGGCCGGACTAACTTCCTTGCGGTACAGCTGAAGAACCAGGAACTAAGGATTCCTCACAAGTACATTCATTATCTGGAGAGCAGCATCCGGCGGATTATACTGGTTACTCATGATCGGACACTGCAATACTACGGGAAGCTAATAGAGGAGGAGCAGAAGCTGGCGTCCAGCCATTTCGTAAGAATTCACCAGTCCTATATCGTGAACTTCTATTCAATCCAGGCCATCAGCGCCAAAAAAATCATGCTCACCACCGGCTGTGAGCTGCCGGTCAGCAGCAAATATAGCCCCGCTGTGCGCAGGGCCTATCTGAATTTCAGGGGGGAGCTGGTATGA